The sequence AGCTGCTGTATTGGCTAATGCCCTGTACTCAACCTCAGTTGAACTTCTAGAAACAGAATTTTGCTTCTTAGATTGCCAAGAACCTGGATTGTTGCCAAGATAAACCACAAAACCTATGGTCGATCTGCGAGTATTCACATCTGAGGCCCAATATGCATCACTATAAGCATGAAGATCCCAAGATCCACTTGTAAAATTCAGACCATGATCCAAAGTACCATGAATATACCTTAAGATGCGCTTAACCAACTGAAAATGTAAATCGGAAGGTTGAGTCATATACTGACAGACAGTATTAACAGCATAACAAAGATCAGGTCGAGTGAATGTCAAATATTGCAGTGCCCCAACAATACTCCTGTAGATGGTTGGATCAGATAAGGAGTCACCCTCCGAAGCCAAAAGCTGACAATGTGGCTTACATGGAGTAGTACAAGATCGACATGTATCCATACCAGCCTTTGCAAGTAAATCTCTAGCATATTTTGTTTGACAGACAAAGATATCTCCATTATCATGGTAAGAAATCTGCAATCCTAAGAAGTAGGTTAATCGCCCCAtatctttcatttcaaacacAGCAC comes from Prunus dulcis chromosome 6, ALMONDv2, whole genome shotgun sequence and encodes:
- the LOC117630538 gene encoding uncharacterized mitochondrial protein AtMg00810-like, which gives rise to MRQPQGFEDSKYPTHVCRLRKSLYGLKQAPRAWNAKFTGHLLAIGFTVSHSDSSLFVKHVGSDSVILLLYVDDIILTGSKDSLVQEVIDELSAVFEMKDMGRLTYFLGLQISYHDNGDIFVCQTKYARDLLAKAGMDTCRSCTTPCKPHCQLLASEGDSLSDPTIYRSIVGALQYLTFTRPDLCYAVNTVCQYMTQPSDLHFQLVKRILRYIHGTLDHGLNFTSGSWDLHAYSDAYWASDVNTRRSTIGFVVYLGNNPGSWQSKKQNSVSRSSTEVEYRALANTAADLAWVRQVLLDLKIFLPQPPTIHCDNLSALALSSNPVYHSRIKHLDIDFHFVRERVQKKDLFVQYIPTEEQVADIFTKGLHGPIFLRHCRNPQLSSSAGFERE